The Virgibacillus dokdonensis genome includes a window with the following:
- a CDS encoding ThiF family adenylyltransferase, translating into MSTYWLKQPDVQVEETEQGQIICRLLNRSETIVYESMSVFINFLTYLQQPRNFEELLVWGEQNEITKEMLVETLQTLVNDKILLTGNQPWNLTGESRLWSYLAAQTSSLDQLLDSERAWCSSRVGIIGVGGVGSRVAHELAAMGIPSLILIDHDNVSTHNLTHQSLYPKNTVGELKVNVLKNILHHRYGTLIETVHDPITQDISANILEKLKTCSVVILCADEPSVDTLADWITPHLTKNNIAHIVGGGYHGHSTSTGTTVIPGVTGCWKCYDSLVERKDMHSVYQHIRGISGSFNPLIQILVSFIISDTVAVITNLTRPLLVNGMGDFDLETGKFKWRPGSRNENCDWCANIPKSYPSFMK; encoded by the coding sequence GTGTCGACATATTGGTTAAAACAGCCTGATGTTCAGGTAGAAGAAACGGAACAGGGACAAATTATCTGTAGATTGTTAAACCGTTCAGAAACCATTGTATATGAAAGTATGAGTGTATTTATAAATTTTTTAACCTATTTACAACAGCCGCGAAATTTTGAAGAACTTCTCGTTTGGGGAGAACAAAATGAAATTACAAAAGAAATGCTAGTAGAAACATTACAAACTCTAGTAAATGATAAAATCTTGTTAACTGGTAATCAACCTTGGAATTTAACAGGAGAAAGTAGATTGTGGAGTTATCTTGCTGCACAAACATCCTCGCTTGATCAGCTATTAGACAGTGAACGAGCATGGTGTTCAAGCCGAGTAGGAATCATTGGTGTGGGAGGCGTTGGAAGCAGAGTTGCTCATGAGTTAGCGGCAATGGGAATTCCCTCCCTAATTCTAATTGATCATGATAATGTAAGCACTCACAATTTAACTCATCAATCATTGTATCCTAAAAACACTGTTGGTGAATTGAAAGTAAACGTTTTAAAAAATATATTACATCATCGATATGGAACGTTAATAGAAACTGTGCATGACCCTATCACCCAAGATATTTCTGCAAACATTTTAGAAAAACTTAAAACATGCTCGGTTGTTATATTATGTGCCGATGAGCCTTCTGTAGATACATTAGCTGATTGGATCACGCCCCATCTTACAAAGAACAATATTGCGCATATTGTTGGAGGTGGCTATCATGGTCATTCTACTAGTACAGGTACAACTGTAATTCCGGGAGTAACTGGGTGTTGGAAATGTTACGATTCGCTGGTGGAGAGAAAAGATATGCATAGTGTTTATCAACATATCCGTGGCATTTCTGGTTCTTTTAATCCGCTGATACAAATTCTTGTAAGTTTTATCATCTCGGATACAGTAGCTGTTATTACTAATTTAACAAGGCCTTTACTTGTGAATGGAATGGGTGATTTTGAT
- a CDS encoding acetaldehyde dehydrogenase (acetylating), translated as MAINLVQETVQTYEVETLIQKAKHAQHIYASFTQEQVNEIVKAISVRLTEAAEDLAYKAHTETGFGNVKDKTTKNLFASEQVYESIKDEPTVGVINRDEMNKVIEIGVPMGVIAALVPVTNPTSTVIFKTLVALKTRNAIVLSPHPKAVNCIVEAARVVEEAAVNAGAPKGLVQVIESPSLEGTQALMQHDDTALILATGGGPMVKAAYSSGNPAIGVGPGNGPAFIEKSAHIEEAIDRIITSKTFDNGTICASEQSIIVEKGIKEEVVKELKKRKAYFMNQEESEKVSHFIMRENGTMNPQIVGKAVTEVANLCGIIIPADTSVLISEETTIGPDNPYSREKLTPILAMYTVNDWDEGVTTCNTILENEGAGHTAMLHTTNDELVEDFGLRMKASRILINTPGTFGGIGFSTNLAPSLTLGCGAIGGSSITDNVSVRQLMNINRVAYNK; from the coding sequence ATGGCAATAAATTTAGTGCAAGAAACTGTACAAACATATGAGGTAGAGACGCTAATTCAAAAAGCGAAACACGCCCAGCATATATATGCCAGTTTCACCCAAGAACAAGTCAATGAAATAGTAAAGGCTATATCTGTCCGACTAACAGAGGCTGCAGAGGACTTAGCATATAAAGCACATACTGAAACAGGATTCGGTAATGTGAAAGATAAAACGACGAAAAACTTATTCGCTAGTGAGCAAGTATACGAGAGCATTAAAGATGAACCAACCGTAGGCGTTATTAATCGAGATGAAATGAATAAAGTGATTGAAATAGGCGTGCCAATGGGAGTAATTGCAGCACTTGTACCGGTTACCAATCCAACATCTACGGTTATTTTTAAAACACTAGTGGCATTAAAAACAAGAAATGCCATTGTATTATCACCACATCCAAAAGCTGTCAACTGTATTGTTGAAGCTGCACGCGTTGTGGAAGAAGCAGCAGTGAACGCTGGAGCACCAAAAGGTTTAGTTCAAGTAATTGAGTCGCCAAGCTTAGAAGGAACACAAGCATTAATGCAACACGATGATACAGCATTAATTTTGGCAACTGGTGGTGGACCAATGGTAAAAGCTGCTTATTCTTCAGGTAACCCAGCAATTGGGGTGGGGCCTGGTAACGGTCCAGCTTTCATTGAAAAATCAGCTCATATCGAAGAAGCAATCGATCGGATTATTACGAGTAAGACATTTGATAATGGTACGATTTGCGCTTCAGAACAATCCATTATTGTTGAGAAAGGTATAAAAGAAGAAGTTGTAAAGGAATTGAAAAAGCGTAAAGCTTATTTTATGAACCAGGAAGAATCAGAAAAAGTATCTCACTTTATCATGCGAGAAAATGGCACCATGAACCCACAAATTGTAGGTAAAGCCGTTACAGAAGTTGCTAATCTATGTGGGATTATCATTCCTGCAGATACAAGTGTGCTTATTTCAGAGGAAACGACAATAGGACCTGATAATCCGTACTCACGTGAAAAGTTAACCCCAATTCTAGCAATGTACACGGTAAATGATTGGGATGAAGGTGTTACAACATGTAATACCATTTTAGAAAATGAAGGTGCAGGACATACAGCTATGTTGCACACAACAAATGATGAGTTAGTAGAAGATTTTGGTTTACGTATGAAAGCCTCTCGTATTTTGATTAATACACCGGGAACATTTGGGGGAATTGGTTTTTCTACAAATCTAGCTCCATCCCTAACACTGGGCTGTGGTGCAATTGGTGGAAGCAGTATTACGGATAACGTAAGTGTTCGTCAGTTAATGAATATTAATCGAGTTGCGTATAATAAATAA
- a CDS encoding helix-turn-helix domain-containing protein: protein MCRVLLASPEHADRKFLKQIFAEHFFNVLFLDDALSAEKAYERSLEQRPDMLILDVSGSSEEIFQYKINIVKRHPNVKVILIDNEENFKHIQTAIRCGAVDYLVKPLKVEECKSAIHRAILALNQVSLLDYERKSVTDTIKESAAQMMQYVHEHYYEEINLDSLAAFMHLNKSYVSRFFKETVGMSFVSYLRHYRLEQAKKLLRTSDLTVTEVAEQVGYLDLTYFSRIFKKENNHTPNEYKQIFQGEHVPADIAFAEGHH, encoded by the coding sequence ATGTGTCGTGTATTATTAGCTAGTCCCGAACACGCAGACCGTAAATTTCTAAAACAAATTTTTGCAGAACATTTTTTTAATGTCCTATTTCTTGACGATGCCTTATCTGCTGAAAAAGCATATGAACGTTCATTAGAACAACGACCTGATATGCTTATATTAGATGTCAGTGGATCGAGTGAAGAAATTTTTCAATATAAGATAAATATCGTTAAACGCCACCCAAACGTGAAAGTTATTTTAATAGACAATGAGGAAAACTTTAAACATATTCAAACAGCAATTCGTTGTGGAGCAGTTGACTACTTGGTGAAGCCATTAAAAGTCGAAGAATGTAAATCTGCCATTCATCGGGCAATTTTGGCACTAAATCAAGTATCTTTATTAGACTATGAACGTAAATCTGTTACCGATACCATTAAAGAAAGCGCCGCTCAAATGATGCAATACGTCCATGAACATTATTATGAAGAGATTAACTTGGATTCATTAGCAGCATTCATGCATTTAAATAAAAGTTATGTAAGCCGTTTTTTCAAAGAAACCGTCGGCATGTCTTTCGTAAGTTATTTACGACATTATCGGTTAGAACAAGCAAAAAAATTATTGCGCACATCCGATTTAACAGTCACAGAAGTTGCCGAACAAGTTGGCTATCTTGACTTAACCTATTTCAGTAGGATTTTTAAAAAAGAAAACAACCATACACCCAATGAATATAAGCAAATTTTTCAAGGAGAACATGTGCCAGCTGATATTGCTTTTGCAGAGGGACATCATTGA
- a CDS encoding response regulator, with amino-acid sequence MKAIIVDDEQSALDYLEQQLKKISKMYVIGKITNPIHAHKTILKEDVDVIFLDIGLPEMNGIRLAEKVLKDKPNLLIVFVTAYDKYAVKAFELNAIDYLVKPIPPERLKKTVERIDNNLQSSTIEKNSPLYVNVLGQFSVESVKGKREFVAWRTKKAAELFLYLLHHRGKMVRKSFLIELLWPDLALERANSLLYTTIYYVRKTLRKYHRHLRLQNVSDGYVLETENIILDFEEWKEQIKTLPSLNETSVNNYIQVLFLYRGAYLQGYDFWWAESERYYWEQIWLTKALEIAAFYQKNQNMAEAKLWYSYICKIIPETESAHFALMKIYALENNPAHVHQQYEYLKSYLKTEVGVLPNNDIVGWYNSWKSGRKVFSH; translated from the coding sequence ATGAAGGCTATTATTGTGGATGATGAACAATCGGCTTTAGACTATTTGGAACAACAGCTCAAAAAGATTAGTAAAATGTATGTTATTGGTAAAATAACTAATCCTATCCATGCACATAAAACTATTCTTAAAGAGGACGTGGACGTAATATTTTTAGATATAGGGTTGCCGGAAATGAATGGTATTCGTTTGGCTGAAAAAGTTTTAAAAGATAAGCCAAACTTACTTATTGTTTTTGTGACTGCTTATGATAAATATGCTGTAAAGGCATTTGAGCTTAATGCAATCGATTATCTAGTTAAGCCAATTCCACCTGAACGTTTGAAAAAAACAGTTGAACGAATAGATAATAATTTACAGTCATCTACAATTGAAAAAAATTCACCACTTTATGTAAATGTGCTCGGTCAATTCTCGGTTGAATCGGTTAAAGGGAAACGTGAATTTGTTGCCTGGAGAACGAAAAAAGCAGCGGAATTATTTTTATATTTATTACATCATAGAGGGAAAATGGTCAGAAAATCATTTTTAATTGAGCTACTTTGGCCTGACCTAGCATTAGAAAGAGCCAATTCATTGTTGTATACAACAATTTATTACGTAAGAAAAACACTGAGAAAGTATCATAGACATTTGAGATTACAAAATGTTTCTGATGGCTACGTTTTAGAAACAGAGAATATTATTTTAGATTTTGAAGAATGGAAAGAACAAATTAAAACGCTACCATCTTTGAATGAAACATCCGTTAATAATTATATTCAAGTATTGTTCTTATACAGAGGTGCATATCTACAGGGATATGACTTTTGGTGGGCAGAGTCAGAACGATATTATTGGGAGCAGATTTGGTTGACGAAAGCTTTGGAGATTGCGGCATTTTATCAAAAGAATCAAAATATGGCTGAAGCAAAACTATGGTATAGTTATATATGTAAAATTATCCCAGAAACAGAAAGTGCTCATTTTGCTTTAATGAAAATTTATGCACTTGAAAACAATCCTGCGCATGTGCATCAACAGTATGAATATTTGAAAAGCTACTTAAAAACTGAAGTAGGAGTGCTCCCAAACAATGATATTGTTGGATGGTACAACTCATGGAAGTCAGGCAGAAAAGTATTTTCTCATTAA